A single Pseudomonas putida DNA region contains:
- a CDS encoding RES domain-containing protein has product MGVYYLGLTEEVAVAESFQPGQGVDDQSVSLWRLEQTSLHRLKAARVLNVVDVAALANRATHHKVRDIVQAKGQGREGYALTQKISQACMNVGEVDGLLYQSAVYTVTGSMDGCNLVLFEGRRRQVEAISHQLCMEALLPNGETAVEFLESLGVVLE; this is encoded by the coding sequence ATCGGCGTCTATTACCTCGGTCTCACCGAGGAGGTTGCCGTGGCCGAGTCCTTCCAGCCTGGCCAGGGTGTTGATGACCAGTCAGTGAGTCTCTGGCGACTAGAGCAAACATCACTGCATCGACTCAAGGCGGCGCGTGTATTGAACGTGGTTGACGTGGCCGCATTGGCGAATAGAGCCACCCACCACAAAGTGCGCGATATCGTGCAGGCCAAGGGACAGGGACGAGAGGGATATGCACTCACCCAAAAAATCAGCCAAGCATGCATGAATGTCGGTGAGGTCGATGGCCTGCTCTATCAGTCAGCGGTTTACACCGTGACCGGGTCCATGGACGGGTGCAACCTGGTGCTGTTCGAGGGCCGTAGGCGCCAAGTCGAGGCGATCAGCCACCAACTGTGTATGGAAGCACTGTTACCGAATGGGGAGACGGCTGTGGAATTCCTGGAGAGTCTGGGTGTAGTGCTGGAGTGA
- a CDS encoding bacteriocin immunity protein, whose amino-acid sequence MISQKLSLTDYTCAEFRTVVEELLQASGTSAWQDRLLEHFIEMAGHPDGSDLLYYPANDLEGCAEGVIARIIAWRKSKELSLFKDMQ is encoded by the coding sequence GTGATTAGTCAAAAACTCTCCCTTACAGATTACACGTGCGCCGAATTCAGGACTGTGGTTGAGGAATTGCTACAGGCTTCCGGTACCTCGGCTTGGCAGGATCGCTTGCTCGAACACTTTATCGAGATGGCCGGACACCCGGATGGCTCTGACCTCCTCTACTACCCGGCAAACGACCTCGAGGGCTGCGCCGAAGGGGTGATCGCACGGATCATTGCTTGGCGAAAATCAAAGGAACTTTCCCTGTTCAAAGACATGCAATGA
- a CDS encoding S-type pyocin translates to MAFPLPGHIANKLAEQTFNDFDDFSQAFWLAIAEDPIYSQQFVTSQLNRIKQGWPPRAPFGETAKGVRNFEICHLDSPAFGGAMYDAENLRIMSALQYALSSEVKW, encoded by the coding sequence ATGGCATTCCCACTCCCCGGGCATATAGCAAACAAACTTGCTGAACAAACCTTCAACGACTTCGACGATTTCTCTCAGGCTTTCTGGCTGGCAATCGCAGAAGATCCGATCTACTCCCAACAATTCGTTACCTCGCAACTCAACCGCATCAAGCAAGGCTGGCCACCCCGCGCGCCTTTCGGTGAAACCGCAAAAGGCGTGCGCAACTTTGAGATCTGCCACCTCGACTCACCCGCCTTTGGCGGTGCGATGTACGACGCCGAGAACCTGCGGATCATGAGTGCCCTGCAGTACGCGCTGTCATCGGAGGTAAAGTGGTGA
- a CDS encoding bacteriocin immunity protein yields MKDNKIFSDFTEAEFLEFITSITDPADDVSEKELDLRILKFKEISEHPSGSDLIYWPEADGLDTPEEILRIIKEWRASNQKTGLKAP; encoded by the coding sequence ATGAAAGACAACAAGATATTTTCCGACTTCACCGAGGCTGAATTCCTTGAGTTCATTACCTCCATCACCGATCCGGCGGATGATGTAAGCGAAAAAGAACTGGATTTGCGCATCTTGAAATTCAAAGAAATCTCTGAGCACCCCAGCGGATCTGACCTTATCTATTGGCCTGAAGCCGATGGGTTGGACACCCCTGAAGAAATTTTACGAATTATTAAAGAGTGGCGCGCCTCCAACCAAAAAACCGGATTAAAAGCCCCTTGA